The nucleotide window GATGCGGCAGCAGGTTGATCAAAATCACGGCAGAAACCTCCGCATGGCCAGGCCGCAGGCCGTGAGGTAGGAGGGCGCTTCGCGCGTCAGCTTCTTCAGGCGGATCGAGCCGCCGATGTCCATGCCGTCGAAGGGATTGACCACGGAGCATGCCGAGCCGGTGCTCTGGATGACCTGCTCGGGCAGGCCGTGCAGCGCGGCCGAACCGCCCGCCAGCAGGATGTGGTCCACGCGGTGATACGGCGTGCTGGTGAAGAAAAATTGCAGCGCGCGGCCGAATTCCTGCGCCAGGCTGTCGACAAAGGGACGCAGCACGGCCGAGCCATAGTCGTCGGGCAGCTCGCCGCTGCGCTTCTTGGCCTCCGCTTCCTCCTGCGAGAAGCCGTACTGGCGCGTGATGAGCTGCGTGAGCTGCGCGCCACCAAAGGCCTGGTCACGCTCGTACAGCACGTCGTCGTTGCGTATGACCTGCAGGCTGGTGGTCAGCGCGCCAACCTCGAACAGCGCCACCACGGCGTCCAGCCCGCCGCCGGGCAGCGCCTCGATCAGCCGGCCCGCGGCCAGGCGCGCGGCGTGCGATTCGATGTCGATGATCAGGGGCTTCAAGCCGGCGGCCTCGGCCAGGCCCTGGCGGTCCTGCACTTTTTCCTTGCGCGAGGCGGCGATCAGCACCTCATCGTCGCCCGGAGCGTTCTTGGCCGGGCCGACGACGCAGAAATCCAGGCTGACTTCGTCGAGCGAGAAGGGGATGTACTGGCTGGCTTCGGATTCGACCTGCACCTCCAGCTCCTGCTCGCTCATGCCGCCGGGCAGGGTCAGGCGCTTGGTGATGACGGCCGAGGCGGGCAGCGCCAGCGCGACGTTGCGGGTGCGGGTGCCACTTTTCTTGACCGCACGGCGCACGGCTTCGGCGACCTCGTCGAACTTTTCGATGTTGCCGTCGGTGACCCAGCCGCGCTCGAGCTGCTCCATCGCGCAATGCTCCAGCACCAGCTTGCCGTCGCCAGCCTGACCGAGCTCGACCAGCTTGACGCTGGATGAGCTGATATCCACTCCCAGCAGCGGGACGGCCTTGCGACGAAATAACGATCCCACTGAGACCAAGACGCCCCCTGTGTAACTATTTATGCAAACGGTGCAACGGAACTTGTCGGTCGATGCTAGCAGCAAGCTGCGCGGCGCAACAACCTGGGCCGCCCTGCGTTACAGGCCCCCCGTTGTCAAAAGTTG belongs to Melaminivora suipulveris and includes:
- a CDS encoding pilus assembly protein PilM; the encoded protein is MVSVGSLFRRKAVPLLGVDISSSSVKLVELGQAGDGKLVLEHCAMEQLERGWVTDGNIEKFDEVAEAVRRAVKKSGTRTRNVALALPASAVITKRLTLPGGMSEQELEVQVESEASQYIPFSLDEVSLDFCVVGPAKNAPGDDEVLIAASRKEKVQDRQGLAEAAGLKPLIIDIESHAARLAAGRLIEALPGGGLDAVVALFEVGALTTSLQVIRNDDVLYERDQAFGGAQLTQLITRQYGFSQEEAEAKKRSGELPDDYGSAVLRPFVDSLAQEFGRALQFFFTSTPYHRVDHILLAGGSAALHGLPEQVIQSTGSACSVVNPFDGMDIGGSIRLKKLTREAPSYLTACGLAMRRFLP